A single Nitrosospira multiformis ATCC 25196 DNA region contains:
- a CDS encoding Crp/Fnr family transcriptional regulator, with translation MQPSLELVALSQGWPVYENGGELDLVYFPTSSVISLLTVSDKGETVKIAAIGKEGVFGISMLMGRKIAPTQALVATAGYAYRLSAASLRSEFELGSPLRYLLQRYTRALTSGFIHSPMPGAHPSARQGTPIKAPSTPAARISPRIFAHSPPDDAPCRLPSRSAHAPGHSL, from the coding sequence TTGCAACCTTCCCTTGAACTTGTCGCACTCTCACAAGGCTGGCCGGTCTATGAAAACGGGGGCGAGCTGGACCTGGTGTATTTCCCCACCAGCAGCGTCATTTCCCTGCTTACTGTTTCCGATAAAGGAGAGACGGTAAAAATTGCCGCTATCGGCAAGGAAGGGGTATTCGGTATTTCCATGCTGATGGGGAGAAAGATCGCGCCGACTCAGGCTCTGGTGGCAACCGCGGGCTACGCTTATCGCCTCAGTGCCGCAAGCCTGAGAAGCGAGTTTGAGTTGGGAAGCCCTCTGCGTTATCTACTCCAGCGTTATACCCGCGCCCTGACAAGCGGGTTTATCCACTCCCCCATGCCTGGGGCGCATCCGTCAGCAAGACAAGGCACGCCAATAAAAGCTCCCTCTACTCCGGCTGCCAGGATTTCCCCACGCATATTCGCCCATTCTCCTCCTGACGACGCCCCTTGTCGGCTTCCGTCTCGTTCCGCTCACGCTCCTGGTCATTCCCTATAA
- a CDS encoding GH36-type glycosyl hydrolase domain-containing protein — translation MNVKGIPVSELLRPVTARLRNIGKPRIPLNEELPLRSELFGADQMELYGGILAASHELSSARGTDQLLARLDENEATLFNICRVLTEAVMADKLLTPAGEWLYDNFYLVEEQIRIAKRHLPKSYSRELPLLAKGASANLPRVYDIALQAISHGDGRVDTESLRRFVTAYQSVVNLQLGELWAIPIMLRLSLIENLRRVGVHVAAGRADRNLADTWADEIIRVAAKDPKSLVLVIADMARSNPPMTTPFISELVRRLQGQGPTLVLPLTWIEQRLAESNQTIDQLVQLGNQQQAADQVSISNSINSLRSLGAIDWREFVETTSVVEQTLREDPSGIYADMDFASRDHYRHVVERLAKVSPLSEVDVARTALRLAHNPATSTAGENVKEHVGFYLTGDGLADLEEAIKVRWSLHEQFWRTARKYPLFWYLSSIAFVTLGLTSALLVEALEDGANGWLLGLVGILALLAMSQLAVALVNWASPFLVKPHLLPRLDFSSGIPSSFQTLVVVPTMLSRESEVAALVEALEVRFLANQDENVYFGLLTDFMDANQETLPEDDSLLRIARTGIEDLNRKYANHSAGNMIGGMNGAPEASAQKQETRFFLFHRPRRWNPQEGVWMGHERKRGKLADLNALLRGEGREAFSVVVGNTDLLVNIKYVITLDTDTQLPREIVHQFVGAMAHPLNRPRLKRTSGNAVVTEGYGILQPRVAVTLSSTNRSRYAWLFGGEAGIDPYTRVVSDVYQDLFYEGSFIGKGIYDVDAFEQSVCRRFPENRILSHDLLEGCYARAGLLSDVQLYEQFPSRYSADVSRRHRWIRGDWQLASWLLARVPGPGGSNQPNPLSILSRWKLMDNLRRSLVPVALLLLLLVGWLALDNAWFWTLVVIGTVIIPSAITMASDLLKRQGDAPLRAHVITTLRTGGRHFAQNLFGLVCLPYEAYFSLDAILRTHVRLLLTHRRLLEWTPSHLAEREYDSTNRWGGVGASFRSMWIAPATAVAAGAGMMVVAPVALISALPILLLWGAAPFIAWWISQPLPLRSTELNKGQIHFLRQTSRRTWYFFENFVNSENNWLPPDNFQEHPVPTVAHRTSPTNMGLALLANVTAYDFGYIGPLQLIERTRNTLESMETLERHAGHFYNWYDTQTKTPLTRYVSSVDSGNLAGHLLTLRVALMAIADRPIVHEELFQALADTLQILESTPGSEAASTPLSQFGKALRLARENSPHAPFSLHAELDRLTAFSREIMHEIEKARRASTGQEPLEWARALNRQCELALTELAHFMPSAALEDRNTPAEIPSLRQLAHQGGEAAREHLAALERLVFQAGEMAKMEYGFLFNPAQRQLAIGYNVGEQRRDASYYDLLASEARFTNFVAIAQGQLPQESWFALGRMLTAHDGETALLSWSGSMFEYLMPLLVMPTFENTLLDQTCKAAVNRQIAYGRERGVPWGISESGYNAVDVQFNYQYRAFGVPGLGIKRGLGEDLVIAPYASALALMIAPEAACRNLEELTALGMMGKFGFYEALDYTPSRLRRGETYAIVRSFMAHHQGMSFLSLAYLLLDRPMQRRFDSEPIFQATMLLLQERIPKATVIRSPIAELPDVRVIKELPEMPIRLLSTANTPIPEVQLLSNGRYHVMVTNSGAGSSRWKDLAITRWREDGTCDYWGNFCYLRDIASGEFWSNTYQPVLKEPKRYGVVFSEGRVEFRRRDLDFDTHTEITVSPEDDIELRRVRITNRAWTRREIEITSYAEVVLAPAIADAQAPAFGNLFVQTEILADRHAILCSRRPRSQSDLVPWMFHLMTVDGVTPDAASYETSRMAFIGRGNDVSAPAAMMEAEPLSGSSGSVLDPVVAIRKRMMLEPGESAIVDIVTGAGDSRHAVMHLVEKYQDQHLKNRVFDLAWTHSLVVLRQLNATETDAQLFGRMAGSILYASPYLRADEALLSKNRQGQSGLWGYAISGDLPIVLLQITDMANIDLVRQLVQAHAYWRVKGMAVDLVIWNEDHSSYRQQLHDHIMGLLAGSAEAHVLDRPGGIFIRRGEQIAPEDRILMQAVARVIILDTNGKLVEQLTSRLPADLPLRPHPLKPVRRSSPEKPPVLPQRNLLFNNGFGGFASDAREYVITVGQEQRTPVPWSNILANPQFGTVISESGNVYTWCENAHEYRLTPWHNDPVCDSSGEAYYLRDEESGDFWSPAPLPSPGAASYVTRHGFGYSVFEHAGKGVFSELWIYVARDVPVKFVVLRIRNDSGRFRRLSATGYVEWVLGDLPEKTRMHVVTEIDPASGVLLARNPYNNEFSSRVAFFDVDDRTQSVTGDRTEFIGRNGRMRNPAGMIAQDLSGRVGAGLDPCGAIRVPFDLPEGATREVVFRLGAGLHREAALETVQRMRGLQVAHDELEKVRRYWDRTLGGVQVETPDPSVNVMVNGWLLYQVIACRLWGRSGYYQSGGAFGFRDQLQDVMALVHVEPALVREHLLRAAARQFIEGDVQHWWHPPVGRGIRSRCSDDYLWLPLVACHYVVATGDTGVLTETVSFLEGRPVALDEESYYDLPAHSAQVSSLYDHCVRAITHGLRFGEHGLPLMGTGDWNDGMNLVGFHGRGESIWLGFFLYDILIQFSDLAVGHGDAAFAERCKKEADKLGKNIEQHGWDGKWYLRAYFDDGSPLGSSSNTECRIDSIAQSWSVLSRGGSPQRQREAMQAVDEQLVRRDARLIQLLDPPFDHSDLDPGYIKGYVPGVRENGGQYTHAAIWATMAFAVLRDHKRAWELLSMINPVNHGRSLEAVSVYKTEPYVVSADVYAVLPHTGRGGWSWYTGSAGWLYRLMLETMLGLTREGAKLHFNPCLPQDWTSFTVKYRYGETVYPISVNQADIDPDEEVVIADGTEQRELTLSLVDDRAPHNVEVRVSRSRDSSHNNEPEP, via the coding sequence TTGAACGTTAAAGGTATTCCTGTTTCCGAGCTTTTGAGGCCGGTTACAGCGCGGCTTCGCAATATCGGAAAGCCGCGTATTCCACTGAATGAAGAACTCCCCCTGCGATCCGAACTGTTCGGCGCGGATCAGATGGAGCTTTACGGGGGCATACTGGCGGCTTCACACGAGTTATCATCGGCGCGCGGCACCGATCAGTTGCTGGCCAGGCTGGATGAGAATGAGGCAACGTTATTCAATATCTGCCGTGTGCTGACCGAGGCAGTCATGGCGGACAAGCTGCTCACTCCGGCAGGGGAGTGGCTCTATGACAACTTTTACCTCGTCGAGGAACAGATCCGCATTGCCAAGCGGCACCTTCCCAAAAGCTATAGCCGCGAATTACCCCTCCTTGCCAAGGGCGCATCCGCCAATCTCCCCCGTGTATACGATATAGCATTGCAGGCCATATCGCACGGGGACGGCAGGGTGGATACAGAGAGTCTCAGGCGCTTCGTAACCGCGTACCAGTCCGTCGTCAATCTGCAACTGGGTGAACTATGGGCGATACCGATCATGCTGCGGCTATCGCTGATCGAAAATCTCCGCCGCGTGGGCGTGCATGTGGCAGCGGGCCGGGCAGACCGCAATCTCGCTGATACCTGGGCTGATGAAATCATCCGGGTGGCGGCAAAAGATCCGAAAAGTCTTGTTCTCGTCATTGCAGATATGGCGAGATCGAATCCTCCCATGACAACCCCGTTCATTTCGGAACTGGTGCGCCGATTGCAGGGTCAGGGACCGACCCTGGTGCTGCCATTGACCTGGATCGAGCAGCGGCTGGCTGAATCAAACCAGACGATCGACCAACTGGTGCAACTGGGAAATCAGCAGCAGGCTGCCGATCAGGTTTCCATCTCGAACAGCATCAACAGCTTGCGGAGTCTGGGCGCCATAGACTGGCGCGAATTCGTCGAAACCACCAGCGTTGTGGAACAGACTCTCCGGGAAGATCCAAGTGGAATCTATGCGGACATGGATTTCGCCAGCCGCGACCACTACCGGCATGTGGTGGAGCGGTTGGCCAAGGTAAGTCCTCTGTCGGAAGTGGACGTGGCCCGGACAGCGCTTCGCCTGGCGCATAACCCGGCGACAAGTACTGCTGGGGAGAACGTTAAGGAGCATGTCGGATTTTATCTGACGGGGGATGGTCTCGCTGATCTTGAGGAAGCGATAAAGGTCCGCTGGTCGCTGCATGAGCAATTCTGGCGCACCGCCCGCAAATACCCGCTCTTCTGGTATCTCAGTAGCATCGCATTCGTTACGCTGGGTCTGACCAGTGCCCTGCTGGTCGAAGCGCTCGAGGATGGCGCAAATGGATGGTTGTTAGGTCTTGTTGGCATCCTCGCGCTGCTTGCGATGAGTCAATTGGCTGTTGCCCTGGTCAATTGGGCGAGTCCTTTTCTGGTGAAACCTCATCTGCTGCCGCGCCTGGATTTCTCCAGTGGTATTCCCTCCTCGTTTCAAACGCTGGTCGTGGTTCCAACCATGCTTTCGCGGGAATCCGAAGTCGCGGCCTTGGTGGAGGCGCTTGAAGTCCGGTTTTTGGCAAATCAGGACGAGAATGTCTATTTCGGCTTGCTCACCGACTTCATGGATGCGAATCAGGAAACGCTCCCCGAAGACGATTCCCTATTGAGAATCGCCCGCACCGGAATCGAGGATCTCAATCGAAAGTATGCGAACCATAGTGCAGGTAACATGATCGGTGGCATGAATGGCGCTCCGGAAGCGTCAGCGCAGAAACAGGAAACGCGGTTTTTTTTGTTCCATCGCCCTCGCCGCTGGAATCCCCAAGAAGGAGTGTGGATGGGTCATGAGCGCAAGCGCGGAAAACTGGCGGACTTGAATGCGCTCCTGCGTGGCGAGGGGAGGGAGGCATTTTCCGTGGTAGTGGGCAATACGGATTTGCTTGTCAATATCAAGTACGTCATCACCCTCGATACCGATACCCAATTGCCGCGGGAGATCGTTCATCAATTTGTCGGAGCGATGGCTCACCCCCTGAATCGCCCCCGCCTCAAGAGGACCAGCGGGAACGCTGTGGTAACGGAAGGCTATGGCATTCTGCAGCCCCGGGTGGCGGTGACGTTATCGAGCACCAACCGGTCCCGGTATGCATGGCTATTTGGCGGTGAAGCAGGCATCGATCCCTATACCAGGGTCGTTTCGGACGTATATCAGGATTTATTCTACGAAGGCTCCTTTATCGGAAAAGGGATCTACGACGTGGATGCGTTCGAGCAATCGGTCTGCCGACGTTTTCCAGAGAACAGGATTTTAAGCCATGATCTTCTGGAAGGCTGCTACGCTCGCGCCGGCCTGTTGAGCGATGTACAGTTGTATGAGCAATTTCCATCCCGGTACAGTGCGGATGTAAGCCGTCGCCACCGCTGGATACGGGGAGACTGGCAATTGGCGAGCTGGTTGCTTGCCCGGGTTCCGGGTCCCGGCGGAAGTAATCAGCCAAACCCGTTGTCGATTCTGTCGAGATGGAAGCTGATGGATAACCTCCGGCGCAGTCTTGTGCCGGTAGCCCTGCTGCTGCTTCTGCTGGTGGGTTGGCTGGCTCTCGACAACGCGTGGTTCTGGACACTGGTGGTAATCGGTACGGTCATTATTCCGAGCGCCATTACCATGGCCTCCGATCTGCTGAAAAGACAGGGCGACGCCCCTCTGCGCGCTCACGTCATCACTACGCTACGCACTGGCGGCCGCCATTTCGCACAAAACCTGTTCGGGCTGGTCTGCCTCCCGTACGAGGCTTATTTCAGCCTCGATGCGATACTGCGCACCCATGTGCGACTCCTCCTTACGCACCGCCGGCTTCTTGAATGGACTCCTTCCCATCTTGCGGAACGCGAATATGATTCGACGAATAGATGGGGCGGCGTCGGCGCTTCCTTCAGGTCGATGTGGATAGCGCCGGCGACCGCGGTAGCAGCAGGCGCAGGAATGATGGTCGTTGCTCCCGTGGCCTTGATTTCGGCCTTGCCCATACTGCTTTTGTGGGGAGCGGCGCCATTTATTGCCTGGTGGATAAGCCAACCTCTTCCGCTGCGCAGCACCGAGTTAAACAAGGGGCAAATCCACTTTTTACGTCAGACTTCGCGCCGTACGTGGTATTTCTTCGAAAATTTCGTCAATTCCGAGAATAACTGGCTGCCGCCTGATAATTTTCAGGAGCACCCGGTACCGACTGTCGCCCACAGGACCTCGCCAACCAACATGGGATTGGCACTGCTTGCAAATGTGACTGCCTATGACTTCGGCTATATTGGCCCGTTGCAACTCATCGAAAGGACCCGAAATACCCTCGAATCGATGGAAACCCTGGAACGGCATGCCGGTCATTTTTACAATTGGTACGATACGCAGACAAAAACTCCCCTGACACGATACGTATCGAGCGTGGACAGCGGTAATCTCGCAGGCCACCTATTGACATTGCGTGTCGCGTTAATGGCAATAGCAGATAGGCCGATCGTACACGAAGAGTTATTTCAGGCGCTTGCCGACACTCTGCAGATTCTCGAAAGTACTCCTGGTTCCGAGGCTGCCAGTACACCCTTATCACAATTCGGGAAAGCGCTGAGGCTCGCAAGGGAAAACTCTCCACACGCACCTTTCAGCCTGCATGCCGAACTCGATCGACTGACTGCGTTTTCCAGGGAAATCATGCATGAGATCGAGAAAGCACGACGTGCTTCAACCGGACAGGAACCCCTTGAATGGGCGAGGGCATTAAACCGGCAATGTGAGCTCGCCCTAACCGAACTTGCCCACTTCATGCCGTCTGCAGCACTGGAGGACCGCAACACGCCCGCGGAGATCCCCTCTTTGCGACAACTTGCCCATCAAGGTGGAGAGGCGGCGCGTGAACATCTGGCTGCTCTCGAACGCCTGGTCTTTCAGGCGGGAGAAATGGCGAAAATGGAGTATGGCTTCCTGTTCAACCCCGCGCAGCGGCAGCTTGCCATCGGGTACAACGTGGGTGAGCAGCGACGGGACGCCAGCTACTATGACTTGCTGGCCTCGGAAGCGCGGTTTACCAATTTTGTCGCGATTGCACAGGGCCAGCTGCCGCAGGAAAGCTGGTTTGCGCTGGGACGCATGCTTACAGCTCATGATGGGGAGACCGCTCTGCTCTCCTGGAGCGGCTCGATGTTCGAATACCTGATGCCGTTGCTGGTAATGCCCACCTTTGAGAACACGCTTCTTGACCAGACTTGCAAGGCGGCTGTCAACAGGCAGATTGCCTATGGGCGGGAGCGGGGGGTGCCCTGGGGTATTTCGGAGTCCGGTTACAACGCTGTAGACGTTCAGTTCAATTATCAGTATCGGGCATTCGGGGTGCCTGGCCTGGGCATCAAGCGCGGCCTGGGAGAAGACCTGGTCATTGCACCTTATGCATCCGCCCTGGCATTGATGATTGCACCGGAAGCTGCCTGCCGGAATCTGGAGGAGCTGACCGCTCTGGGGATGATGGGAAAATTCGGCTTTTACGAAGCGTTGGATTATACGCCTTCCCGATTGCGCCGGGGCGAGACGTACGCGATCGTGCGCTCATTCATGGCTCACCATCAGGGAATGAGCTTTCTTTCGCTTGCATACCTGCTGCTTGACCGGCCCATGCAGCGGCGGTTCGATTCCGAGCCCATATTCCAGGCAACCATGCTCCTGCTGCAGGAGAGAATTCCCAAAGCCACTGTCATACGTTCTCCCATCGCCGAGCTCCCCGATGTGCGGGTTATCAAGGAACTTCCGGAAATGCCGATCCGGCTGCTTTCAACCGCCAACACGCCGATTCCGGAGGTGCAGCTTCTCTCCAACGGCCGGTACCATGTCATGGTGACCAACAGCGGAGCGGGAAGCAGCCGCTGGAAGGATCTGGCCATTACGCGCTGGCGGGAAGATGGAACCTGCGACTACTGGGGGAATTTCTGTTATTTGCGCGACATTGCAAGCGGTGAGTTCTGGTCGAATACCTATCAGCCTGTGCTGAAAGAGCCAAAGCGCTATGGAGTGGTTTTTTCTGAAGGAAGGGTCGAGTTCCGCCGACGGGATCTTGATTTCGATACCCATACCGAGATTACCGTATCGCCCGAGGATGATATCGAGCTCCGGCGGGTTCGAATCACCAATCGCGCATGGACGCGGCGGGAAATCGAGATCACGTCTTATGCCGAGGTCGTGCTGGCGCCCGCGATTGCCGATGCCCAGGCACCCGCCTTCGGCAATCTCTTCGTGCAAACGGAAATATTGGCGGACCGGCACGCCATTTTATGCAGCAGGCGTCCTCGTTCCCAAAGCGACCTGGTACCATGGATGTTCCACTTGATGACAGTGGACGGGGTCACTCCTGACGCGGCTTCTTATGAAACCAGTCGCATGGCATTCATCGGACGGGGAAACGACGTGTCTGCGCCGGCGGCAATGATGGAAGCGGAACCCCTATCCGGCAGTTCGGGTTCAGTGCTCGACCCCGTCGTTGCTATCCGAAAGCGAATGATGCTCGAGCCGGGGGAGTCGGCAATCGTGGATATTGTCACGGGTGCGGGAGATTCACGTCACGCGGTCATGCATCTGGTAGAAAAATACCAGGACCAGCATCTGAAAAATCGCGTTTTCGATCTCGCCTGGACTCATAGCCTCGTTGTCCTGCGCCAACTCAATGCGACTGAAACCGATGCACAGCTTTTTGGGCGAATGGCGGGTTCCATCCTGTATGCAAGTCCTTATCTGCGCGCCGACGAGGCGCTGCTGAGCAAGAACCGGCAGGGACAATCGGGTTTATGGGGTTATGCCATTTCCGGCGACCTGCCTATTGTATTGCTGCAGATCACCGATATGGCCAATATCGATCTGGTACGCCAGCTGGTGCAGGCTCATGCCTATTGGCGCGTGAAAGGGATGGCAGTCGATCTGGTCATCTGGAACGAAGATCACTCAAGTTACCGCCAGCAACTGCATGATCACATCATGGGGCTTCTGGCCGGGAGTGCGGAAGCTCATGTGCTCGATCGGCCAGGCGGTATTTTCATCCGGCGTGGGGAGCAGATTGCTCCGGAAGACCGGATTCTGATGCAGGCCGTGGCGCGCGTGATTATTCTCGACACGAATGGGAAACTGGTCGAGCAGTTGACGAGCCGCCTTCCGGCCGACCTTCCGCTGCGGCCACACCCCCTGAAACCGGTGCGGCGCTCCAGCCCCGAAAAACCCCCGGTATTGCCGCAACGGAATCTATTGTTTAATAACGGTTTTGGTGGTTTTGCTTCCGATGCGCGCGAATACGTCATCACTGTTGGGCAGGAGCAGAGAACCCCGGTTCCCTGGTCAAATATTCTGGCGAATCCGCAATTCGGGACGGTTATCTCCGAAAGCGGAAATGTTTATACCTGGTGTGAGAATGCCCATGAATACCGGCTGACTCCATGGCATAACGACCCGGTCTGCGATTCCAGTGGAGAGGCCTACTATCTGCGGGACGAAGAAAGCGGAGATTTCTGGTCACCCGCTCCCCTTCCGAGTCCTGGAGCCGCTTCCTACGTTACCCGCCACGGATTCGGCTACAGTGTATTCGAACATGCAGGAAAGGGGGTTTTTTCCGAACTCTGGATTTATGTTGCTCGCGACGTTCCGGTCAAGTTCGTTGTATTGCGGATTCGCAACGATTCCGGCCGGTTCCGGAGACTTTCCGCAACAGGGTACGTGGAGTGGGTGTTAGGAGACCTTCCCGAGAAGACGCGAATGCATGTGGTCACGGAGATCGATCCGGCAAGCGGGGTGCTGCTTGCGCGCAATCCCTACAATAACGAGTTTTCAAGTCGGGTAGCGTTTTTCGATGTCGATGACAGAACGCAAAGTGTAACGGGTGACCGGACGGAATTTATCGGGCGCAATGGACGAATGCGAAATCCCGCAGGTATGATTGCTCAGGATCTTTCGGGCCGGGTAGGAGCGGGACTGGATCCCTGCGGCGCTATCCGTGTTCCTTTTGATTTGCCCGAGGGCGCGACGCGCGAGGTTGTTTTTCGCCTGGGCGCGGGCCTTCACCGTGAAGCTGCGCTGGAAACCGTCCAGAGGATGCGCGGACTACAAGTGGCACATGATGAACTTGAAAAGGTGCGCCGCTACTGGGACCGAACGCTCGGGGGTGTGCAGGTGGAAACCCCTGATCCATCCGTCAACGTGATGGTCAATGGCTGGCTGCTGTATCAGGTAATTGCCTGTCGTCTCTGGGGGCGCAGCGGATACTACCAATCCGGGGGCGCTTTTGGATTCCGCGATCAATTGCAGGATGTGATGGCGCTGGTTCATGTTGAACCCGCTCTGGTACGCGAGCACTTGTTGCGGGCTGCGGCCCGCCAGTTTATCGAAGGGGATGTTCAGCACTGGTGGCATCCTCCGGTGGGCCGCGGTATCAGAAGCCGCTGCTCGGATGATTACCTCTGGCTGCCGCTGGTTGCTTGTCACTATGTCGTTGCCACCGGGGATACCGGAGTACTGACCGAGACAGTGTCCTTTCTTGAAGGCCGCCCTGTCGCTCTGGACGAGGAATCATACTATGATTTGCCTGCTCATTCCGCGCAGGTATCCAGTCTGTATGACCATTGTGTTCGCGCCATCACGCATGGGTTGCGGTTTGGGGAACATGGTCTTCCTTTGATGGGTACAGGGGACTGGAACGATGGGATGAATCTCGTCGGTTTCCATGGCCGGGGTGAAAGCATCTGGCTCGGTTTTTTCCTGTATGACATTCTCATTCAATTTTCCGATCTCGCTGTCGGGCACGGCGACGCGGCCTTTGCCGAACGATGCAAGAAGGAAGCAGACAAGCTGGGCAAGAATATCGAACAGCACGGCTGGGATGGAAAGTGGTATCTCCGCGCCTATTTCGACGATGGTTCTCCACTGGGTTCTTCCAGCAATACCGAATGCCGCATTGACTCGATCGCGCAAAGCTGGTCGGTTTTATCTCGCGGGGGCTCCCCCCAGCGGCAGCGGGAGGCGATGCAAGCGGTAGATGAACAACTGGTCCGTCGGGATGCTCGCCTGATTCAGCTTCTCGATCCCCCTTTCGATCACTCAGACCTCGATCCGGGTTATATCAAGGGGTATGTGCCGGGCGTGCGGGAGAACGGGGGACAATATACGCATGCAGCGATATGGGCAACAATGGCCTTTGCAGTCCTGCGCGATCATAAACGGGCATGGGAACTGCTTTCCATGATCAATCCTGTAAATCACGGCCGATCCTTGGAGGCTGTATCGGTTTACAAGACCGAGCCCTATGTCGTCTCAGCCGATGTTTACGCGGTGCTTCCTCATACGGGCCGGGGGGGATGGTCGTGGTACACAGGTTCCGCCGGTTGGTTATACCGCCTGATGCTGGAAACAATGCTGGGTCTTACAAGGGAAGGGGCGAAACTTCATTTCAATCCCTGCCTGCCGCAAGACTGGACCAGTTTTACGGTGAAATACCGCTATGGAGAAACCGTCTATCCGATCAGTGTTAACCAGGCAGACATCGATCCGGACGAGGAGGTCGTTATCGCTGACGGTACCGAGCAGCGCGAGTTGACTCTCAGCCTAGTCGATGACAGAGCCCCTCACAATGTAGAAGTGCGGGTGAGCCGCTCTCGCGATAGCTCACACAACAATGAGCCCGAGCCATGA
- a CDS encoding DUF883 family protein, with amino-acid sequence MVRTGRGSKEKLIKDFRSVIADTEELMKLVSNEGEGKAQMVRDKLNQNLNVAKEYLRNFEDVVVDKSRVAARATDEYVHENAWQTVGLAIAVGILVGYLISPRD; translated from the coding sequence ATGGTTAGAACCGGCAGGGGAAGCAAAGAAAAACTCATCAAAGATTTCCGTTCGGTTATTGCTGACACAGAAGAATTAATGAAGCTCGTAAGCAACGAGGGGGAAGGCAAGGCGCAAATGGTGCGGGACAAGCTTAACCAGAACCTGAATGTAGCCAAGGAATATTTACGTAATTTTGAGGATGTGGTGGTGGATAAATCCAGAGTCGCCGCACGTGCTACTGATGAATACGTACATGAGAATGCATGGCAGACGGTCGGGCTGGCGATTGCCGTGGGGATCCTGGTCGGGTATTTGATAAGCCCGCGCGATTAG
- a CDS encoding DUF1840 domain-containing protein, producing MLVTFKTSAHADIIMFGDVAKQLLKMMGHSGTIPSAMVADEVPAALERLKHAVEAERAEEAKPRDNAEQADDQSVSLKYRALPLIELLSAAVRKHCDVMWE from the coding sequence ATGCTGGTGACATTCAAGACTTCTGCCCATGCTGACATCATCATGTTCGGTGACGTTGCAAAACAGTTGCTGAAGATGATGGGGCATAGTGGGACCATACCCAGTGCGATGGTGGCGGATGAAGTACCTGCAGCGCTCGAGCGTCTGAAGCATGCCGTCGAGGCGGAAAGAGCGGAAGAGGCAAAGCCCCGGGACAATGCCGAACAGGCTGATGACCAGAGTGTGAGCCTGAAGTATCGCGCCTTACCACTGATTGAACTGCTCTCCGCAGCAGTCCGGAAGCACTGTGACGTGATGTGGGAATAA
- a CDS encoding SGNH/GDSL hydrolase family protein, with amino-acid sequence MKISTTVVALVVLLSGGSAGAASPFSSLIVFGDSLSDVGDNPSGVNSLYKELGGNCDPLHPCLPSQLGPSYDGGRFSNGPVASEYLAKNLFPAGVNTANFQGYAVAGATSGNHNVGNDADPTGILNLPGMQQEVNLYLSNAGGAADPNALYFVWGGSNDYLIHDSPVQAARNIGSYVNVLAAAGARNFLVPNLPDLGLTPSARMDNEVSLAHDYSVVFNTELASQLGSLDGTFPGLNIQRFDTFSLLNDVVQNPMNYGLTDVTNPCFTLLGVTCDNPEVRLFWDDFHPTTNAHAILGAAFAAAVPEPATIFMFMLGLLVLASTAGRRQKTMPARRQV; translated from the coding sequence ATGAAAATATCAACAACAGTTGTCGCACTTGTCGTGTTGCTGTCTGGCGGAAGCGCCGGTGCTGCTTCCCCTTTCAGCAGTCTTATCGTATTCGGAGACAGCCTGTCCGATGTGGGAGACAATCCTTCCGGCGTCAACAGTCTTTACAAAGAGCTCGGCGGTAATTGCGATCCCTTGCATCCCTGCCTGCCATCACAACTTGGGCCGTCGTATGATGGTGGCCGCTTCTCCAACGGGCCCGTCGCCTCGGAGTATCTGGCGAAAAACCTCTTTCCCGCCGGCGTAAATACGGCTAATTTTCAGGGCTATGCCGTCGCGGGTGCGACGTCGGGTAACCACAACGTCGGTAATGATGCTGATCCAACAGGAATATTGAACTTGCCGGGCATGCAGCAGGAGGTGAATCTCTACCTGAGTAATGCAGGCGGAGCAGCAGATCCAAACGCGTTGTACTTCGTATGGGGCGGAAGCAATGATTATCTTATCCATGATTCTCCCGTTCAGGCCGCCCGAAACATAGGAAGTTATGTGAATGTGCTTGCAGCGGCGGGAGCGAGGAATTTTCTTGTGCCAAACCTGCCTGATCTCGGTCTTACCCCATCCGCCAGGATGGATAACGAAGTGTCGCTGGCGCACGACTATTCCGTAGTGTTCAATACGGAATTGGCGAGTCAGCTCGGAAGTCTCGATGGCACTTTTCCAGGGTTAAACATACAGCGCTTCGACACCTTCTCGTTATTGAACGATGTCGTCCAGAATCCGATGAACTATGGACTTACCGATGTGACCAATCCGTGTTTCACCCTGCTGGGGGTTACATGCGACAATCCCGAGGTACGTCTCTTCTGGGATGATTTTCATCCCACCACCAACGCTCACGCGATTCTCGGTGCGGCTTTCGCGGCTGCAGTGCCGGAACCAGCAACGATCTTTATGTTCATGCTTGGCCTGCTGGTGCTTGCCTCCACAGCAGGCAGGAGACAAAAAACCATGCCGGCGCGGCGGCAGGTATAA